From a single Nocardioides panacis genomic region:
- the sufB gene encoding Fe-S cluster assembly protein SufB, giving the protein MTTIDQRNPELEGIGRYEFGWSDSDTAGATAQRGLSEDVVRNISNLKSEPQWMLDMRLKGLKLFHRKPMPTWGGELETIDFDNIKYFVRSTEKQAATWDDLPADIKNTYDKLGIPEAEKQRLVSGVAAQYESEVVYHQIREDLEEQGVIFVDTDTALREHEEIFKEYFGTVIPTGDNKFSALNTSVWSGGSFIYVPKGVHVDIPLQAYFRINTENMGQFERTLIIVDEDAYVHYVEGCTAPIYSSDSLHSAVVEIIVKKGGRCRYTTIQNWSNNVYNLVTKRATCEAGATMEWVDGNIGSKLTMKYPAVYLMGEHARGETLSIAFAGEGQHQDAGAKMVHAAPHTSSSIISKSVARGGGRTSYRGLVQVNEGAHHSASIVKCDALLVDQISRSDTYPYVDVREDDVSMAHEATVSKVSDDQLFYLMSRGMEEDEAMAMIVRGFVEPIAKELPMEYALELNRLIELQMEGAVG; this is encoded by the coding sequence ATGACCACCATCGACCAGCGCAACCCCGAGCTCGAGGGCATCGGGCGCTACGAGTTCGGTTGGTCCGACTCCGACACCGCCGGCGCCACCGCCCAGCGCGGCCTCAGCGAGGACGTGGTGCGCAACATCTCGAACCTCAAGAGCGAGCCGCAGTGGATGCTCGACATGCGTCTGAAGGGCCTCAAGCTCTTCCACCGCAAGCCGATGCCCACCTGGGGCGGCGAGCTCGAGACGATCGACTTCGACAACATCAAGTACTTCGTCCGCTCGACCGAGAAGCAGGCGGCGACCTGGGACGACCTCCCCGCGGACATCAAGAACACCTACGACAAGCTCGGCATCCCCGAGGCGGAGAAGCAGCGTCTGGTCTCCGGTGTCGCCGCGCAGTACGAGTCCGAGGTCGTCTACCACCAGATCCGCGAGGACCTGGAGGAGCAGGGCGTGATCTTCGTCGACACCGACACCGCGCTGCGCGAGCACGAGGAGATCTTCAAGGAGTACTTCGGCACCGTCATCCCGACCGGTGACAACAAGTTCTCCGCGCTGAACACCTCGGTCTGGTCCGGCGGCTCGTTCATCTACGTCCCCAAGGGCGTGCACGTGGACATCCCGCTGCAGGCCTACTTCCGGATCAACACCGAGAACATGGGCCAGTTCGAGCGCACGCTGATCATCGTCGACGAGGACGCCTACGTGCACTACGTCGAGGGCTGCACGGCGCCGATCTACAGCTCGGACTCGCTGCACTCCGCGGTCGTCGAGATCATCGTGAAGAAGGGCGGCCGCTGCCGCTACACGACGATCCAGAACTGGTCGAACAACGTCTACAACCTGGTGACCAAGCGCGCGACCTGCGAGGCCGGCGCCACCATGGAGTGGGTCGACGGCAACATCGGCTCCAAGCTGACGATGAAGTACCCCGCCGTCTACCTGATGGGCGAGCACGCCCGGGGCGAGACGCTGTCCATCGCCTTCGCCGGCGAGGGCCAGCACCAGGACGCGGGCGCCAAGATGGTGCACGCGGCCCCGCACACCTCGAGCTCGATCATCTCCAAGTCCGTGGCGCGCGGCGGCGGTCGCACGTCGTACCGCGGGCTCGTCCAGGTCAACGAGGGCGCCCACCACTCCGCGAGCATCGTGAAGTGCGACGCGCTGCTGGTCGACCAGATCAGCCGCTCGGACACCTACCCCTACGTCGACGTCCGCGAGGACGACGTGTCGATGGCCCACGAGGCGACCGTCTCGAAGGTCTCCGACGACCAGCTCTTCTACCTGATGAGCCGGGGCATGGAGGAGGACGAGGCGATGGCGATGATCGTCCGCGGCTTCGTGGAGCCGATCGCCAAGGAGCTCCCGATGGAGTACGCCCTCGAGCTCAACCGGCTCATCGAGCTGCAGATGGAAGGCGCGGTCGGCTGA
- a CDS encoding ABC transporter ATP-binding protein, giving the protein MVVEDLRMAYGAKTAVDGLSLSVATGSITAVLGPNGAGKTTTLETCEGYRKPQHGRVRVLGLDPQAQRRELLPRIGVMLQNGGAWSGVRAVEMLEHIASLHAHPLPVPMLVDRLGLGSCGRTAYRRLSGGQQQRLALAMAVVGRPELVFVDEPTAGMDPQARRDTWDLLAELRADGVTIVLTTHYMDEAERLADQVHVIDRGRLIASGSPGELTRAGTSTIRLVVTEPFPPAAPASLQATLGPGTDVATITAQSLLITGPADASTLAKVSAWCEEHGVLPESMTLGQRTLEDVFLQITGRELAV; this is encoded by the coding sequence GTGGTCGTCGAGGACCTGCGGATGGCGTACGGCGCCAAGACGGCCGTCGACGGGCTGAGCCTGAGCGTGGCGACCGGCAGCATCACCGCCGTCCTGGGGCCCAACGGGGCCGGGAAGACCACCACCCTGGAGACCTGCGAGGGCTACCGCAAGCCCCAGCACGGCCGGGTCCGGGTGCTCGGGCTCGACCCGCAGGCGCAGCGCCGCGAGCTGCTCCCCCGGATCGGGGTGATGCTGCAGAACGGCGGCGCCTGGTCCGGGGTACGGGCCGTGGAGATGCTCGAGCACATCGCCAGCCTGCACGCGCACCCGCTGCCGGTGCCGATGCTGGTCGACCGGCTCGGCCTGGGGTCGTGCGGACGCACGGCGTACCGGCGGCTGTCCGGTGGCCAGCAGCAGCGGCTCGCGCTCGCGATGGCGGTCGTCGGGCGGCCGGAGCTGGTCTTCGTCGACGAGCCCACCGCCGGCATGGACCCGCAGGCCCGCCGCGACACCTGGGACCTGCTGGCCGAGCTGCGTGCCGACGGCGTGACGATCGTGCTGACCACCCACTACATGGACGAGGCCGAGCGGCTCGCCGACCAGGTGCACGTCATCGACCGCGGCCGGCTGATCGCCTCCGGCAGCCCCGGCGAGCTGACCCGCGCGGGCACCAGCACCATCCGCCTGGTGGTCACCGAGCCGTTCCCGCCCGCCGCCCCGGCCTCGCTGCAGGCCACGCTCGGGCCGGGCACCGACGTCGCGACGATCACCGCGCAGAGCCTGCTGATCACCGGGCCCGCCGACGCCAGCACGCTGGCCAAGGTGTCCGCGTGGTGCGAGGAGCACGGCGTGCTGCCCGAGTCGATGACGCTCGGCCAGCGCACCCTCGAGGACGTCTTCCTGCAGATCACCGGACGAGAGCTGGCCGTATGA
- a CDS encoding ABC transporter permease → MTFAPMPGAAPLPRMVLAQARMETRLILRNGEQLLLAVVIPLIVLVGGISAAKHFDLTFSHSPVDTLTPGILALAVMSTSFTSLAIATGFERRYGVLKRLGSSPLPRSGLLAGKIGALLVVEVLQFVVIGGAAALLGWSPAVSFAGLLGALACTLLGTAAFASLGLFVAGALRAEATLAAANLVYLLLMAGGAVVFPATSYGPAAGVLSLLPSGALGAGMRTAFLDAGFPVVPLLVLAGWTAVGTALTARTFTWE, encoded by the coding sequence ATGACCTTCGCCCCCATGCCGGGCGCCGCCCCGCTGCCGCGGATGGTGCTCGCGCAGGCCCGGATGGAGACCCGGCTGATCCTGCGCAACGGCGAGCAGCTGCTGCTCGCGGTGGTCATCCCGCTGATCGTGCTGGTCGGCGGGATCTCCGCGGCCAAGCACTTCGACCTGACCTTCTCCCACAGCCCGGTGGACACGCTGACGCCCGGCATCCTGGCGCTCGCGGTGATGTCGACGAGCTTCACCTCGCTGGCCATCGCGACCGGCTTCGAGCGCCGCTACGGGGTGCTCAAGCGGCTCGGCTCCTCACCGCTCCCCCGGTCCGGCCTGCTCGCCGGCAAGATCGGCGCGCTGCTCGTCGTCGAGGTGCTCCAGTTCGTGGTCATCGGCGGGGCGGCCGCGCTGCTCGGCTGGTCGCCGGCGGTGTCCTTCGCCGGGTTGCTCGGGGCACTGGCCTGCACGCTGCTCGGCACCGCGGCGTTCGCCTCCCTCGGCCTGTTCGTCGCCGGCGCGCTGCGGGCCGAGGCCACCCTGGCGGCGGCCAACCTGGTCTACCTGCTGCTGATGGCCGGCGGTGCCGTCGTGTTCCCCGCGACCTCCTACGGTCCCGCCGCGGGCGTGCTCTCGCTGCTGCCGTCGGGGGCCCTCGGCGCCGGCATGCGGACCGCGTTCCTCGACGCCGGCTTCCCCGTCGTACCCCTGCTCGTGCTGGCCGGCTGGACCGCCGTCGGCACCGCCCTGACCGCGAGGACCTTCACGTGGGAGTGA
- a CDS encoding COX15/CtaA family protein: protein MTRWMRPAAVASLVVNVLIVVTGGVVRLTGSGLGCPTWPRCTDRSFVPHRALGIHSAIEFGNRMLTFVVAAVAIATLVIAWRYGRRAVRRLAFLLALGVPAQAVIGGITVLTDLNPWIVSFHLLVSLAMVGLSVVLIRRLDEGDGPALPLVPSGVVWLTRAVFVTGWAVLYVGTVVTGSGPHAGDVHAPRNGLDPRSLTQLHTDLVFLLVGLTVAAVLVLRSADAPAAVRRAATVLLVVELAQGLVGFVQYFTDLPVVLVAVHLLGASLLSAAMTWLLVSVRERVTAASGPASPVRRPTPVS, encoded by the coding sequence GTGACCCGATGGATGCGACCGGCGGCCGTGGCGTCGCTGGTGGTGAACGTGCTGATCGTCGTCACCGGCGGCGTCGTGCGGCTGACCGGCTCCGGGCTGGGCTGCCCCACCTGGCCGCGCTGCACGGACCGGTCGTTCGTGCCGCACCGGGCGCTCGGCATCCACAGCGCGATCGAGTTCGGCAACCGGATGCTCACCTTCGTGGTGGCCGCGGTGGCGATCGCGACCCTGGTGATCGCCTGGCGCTACGGTCGCCGCGCGGTCCGGAGGCTGGCGTTCCTGCTGGCCCTCGGGGTGCCCGCGCAGGCGGTCATCGGCGGCATCACCGTGCTGACCGACCTGAACCCCTGGATCGTGTCGTTCCACCTGCTGGTGTCCCTGGCGATGGTCGGGCTCTCGGTGGTGCTGATCCGCCGGCTCGACGAGGGCGACGGCCCGGCCCTGCCGCTGGTGCCCTCCGGCGTGGTCTGGCTGACCCGGGCGGTCTTCGTCACCGGCTGGGCGGTGCTGTACGTCGGCACCGTGGTGACCGGCAGCGGCCCGCACGCCGGCGACGTGCACGCCCCGCGCAACGGCCTCGACCCGCGCTCGCTGACCCAGCTGCACACCGACCTGGTGTTCCTGCTGGTCGGTCTGACGGTCGCCGCGGTGCTGGTGCTGCGGAGCGCGGACGCCCCCGCGGCCGTCCGCAGGGCCGCGACCGTGCTCCTCGTCGTCGAGCTCGCGCAGGGCCTGGTGGGCTTCGTGCAGTACTTCACCGACCTGCCCGTCGTGCTGGTCGCGGTGCACCTGCTCGGTGCCTCGCTGCTCTCGGCGGCGATGACCTGGCTGCTGGTCAGCGTCCGCGAGCGGGTCACTGCAGCGTCAGGACCAGCTTCGCCGGTGCGCCGGCCGACTCCCGTGAGTTGA
- a CDS encoding CBM96 family carbohydrate-binding protein, whose amino-acid sequence MTARRRRLEAVLIVLALALVLASAGALLRTTDTASAAAPVSLGFAGDTGGNSTTTKVVDAARTAGVDTFVNLGDMSYSQVTPESAWCNLISAHTGTMRYQLTVGNHEDQDGPDGIWSNFASCLPDRTAASGSYPRQYYSDFPQSQPLVRTIVVSPKLIFNEGSSYWSYKPGTQGYTFVSSAIDSARAAGIPFVVVAMHMYCLSLVDFPCAASPDLMNLLFQKKVDVYLQAHDHGYARSKQLALSSSCTSIKVGAFNPACVADASPTSSYASGRGTVLATVGSGGRSLNKENPNKIEGPYFQSYMGTNNNPTYGFLKLDVSSTALTGTFVRASGGSYSDQFTITRSGATATSTATATSTATATSTATATQTATQTASSTATSTATGGPAQTLLPVADSWTGSDLPTTTHGSETALYVDGSPVKTTYLKYDLSALAGRTVVGAALSFTTTTGTSSGSPDTTSVRSVADTSWTEAALTYTNRPAVGAALGSVSGTAPNTTYTVQIPPSLVQGSLGRQMSLALDSPGGDAFYINSRESAGAPAKLVLTLQ is encoded by the coding sequence ATGACGGCGCGGCGCCGGCGGCTCGAGGCGGTCCTGATCGTCCTCGCCCTCGCCCTGGTCCTGGCCTCCGCCGGTGCGCTGCTGCGCACCACCGACACCGCCTCCGCGGCGGCGCCGGTCTCCCTCGGCTTCGCCGGTGACACCGGCGGGAACAGCACCACCACCAAGGTCGTCGACGCGGCCCGCACCGCCGGCGTCGACACGTTCGTGAACCTCGGCGACATGTCCTACTCGCAGGTGACGCCCGAGTCCGCCTGGTGCAACCTGATCAGCGCGCACACCGGGACGATGCGCTACCAGCTCACCGTCGGCAACCACGAGGACCAGGACGGCCCCGACGGGATCTGGTCGAACTTCGCCTCCTGCCTGCCGGACCGGACCGCGGCGAGCGGGTCCTACCCCCGGCAGTACTACTCCGACTTCCCGCAGTCCCAGCCGCTGGTCCGCACGATCGTGGTGTCCCCGAAGCTCATCTTCAACGAGGGCAGCAGCTACTGGTCCTACAAGCCGGGCACGCAGGGCTACACGTTCGTGTCGTCGGCCATCGACAGCGCCCGGGCGGCCGGCATCCCGTTCGTCGTCGTCGCGATGCACATGTACTGCCTGTCCCTGGTGGACTTCCCCTGCGCGGCGAGCCCGGACCTGATGAACCTGCTGTTCCAGAAGAAGGTCGACGTCTACCTGCAGGCCCACGACCATGGCTACGCGCGGTCCAAGCAGCTCGCGCTGAGCTCCTCGTGCACGTCCATCAAGGTCGGCGCCTTCAACCCCGCCTGCGTCGCGGACGCGAGCCCCACGTCGTCGTACGCCAGCGGCAGGGGGACCGTGCTGGCCACGGTCGGCTCCGGCGGCCGCTCGCTGAACAAGGAGAACCCCAACAAGATCGAGGGGCCCTACTTCCAGAGCTACATGGGCACCAACAACAACCCGACCTACGGGTTCCTGAAGCTGGACGTCTCGAGCACGGCGCTCACCGGCACCTTCGTGCGGGCCTCGGGCGGCAGCTACAGCGACCAGTTCACGATCACCCGTTCGGGGGCCACCGCGACCAGCACGGCGACCGCGACCAGCACGGCGACCGCGACGTCGACCGCGACCGCCACCCAGACAGCGACCCAGACGGCCTCCAGCACCGCGACCAGCACCGCGACCGGCGGGCCCGCCCAGACGCTGCTCCCGGTGGCCGACTCGTGGACCGGCAGCGACCTGCCCACGACCACGCACGGCTCCGAGACGGCGCTGTACGTGGACGGGTCGCCGGTGAAGACGACGTACCTGAAGTACGACCTCTCCGCGCTCGCCGGCCGCACCGTCGTGGGGGCGGCGCTCAGCTTCACCACCACGACCGGCACGTCGAGCGGCTCCCCGGACACCACGTCCGTGCGCTCGGTCGCGGACACCTCGTGGACGGAGGCCGCGCTGACCTACACCAACCGCCCCGCCGTGGGTGCGGCGCTCGGTTCGGTCAGCGGGACCGCTCCGAACACGACGTACACCGTGCAGATCCCGCCGAGCCTCGTCCAGGGCTCGCTGGGCCGGCAGATGTCGCTGGCGCTGGACAGCCCCGGTGGGGACGCGTTCTACATCAACTCACGGGAGTCGGCCGGCGCACCGGCGAAGCTGGTCCTGACGCTGCAGTGA
- a CDS encoding helix-turn-helix transcriptional regulator has translation MEIHEAVDSPTRERVARTLLELGPSTAAVLAERLELTPAAIRRHLDQMLAEGAIEAREPRVYGARGRGRPAKVFAITDAGRDRFDQQYDDLAVQALRFLEETGGDAAVLEFARRRVAGIETHYDAIVAGEPGIAPSQALARALTQGGYAASVRQGPVGEQLCQQHCPVSHVAHEFPQLCEAETEVISKVLGRHVQRLATIAHGDGVCTTCIPAARTTSPSHQSQAQERLTS, from the coding sequence GTGGAAATCCACGAGGCAGTCGACTCCCCCACCCGCGAGCGGGTGGCCCGGACGTTGCTCGAGCTCGGCCCCAGCACGGCGGCCGTTCTCGCGGAGCGTCTGGAGCTGACCCCTGCCGCCATCCGTCGCCACCTCGACCAGATGCTGGCCGAGGGTGCGATCGAGGCCCGCGAGCCGCGGGTCTACGGCGCCCGGGGCCGGGGCCGGCCGGCCAAGGTCTTCGCGATCACCGACGCGGGCCGCGACCGGTTCGACCAGCAGTACGACGACCTCGCCGTCCAGGCGCTGCGGTTCCTGGAGGAGACCGGCGGGGACGCGGCCGTGCTGGAGTTCGCCCGTCGCCGGGTCGCCGGCATCGAGACGCACTACGACGCCATCGTCGCGGGGGAGCCCGGCATCGCGCCCTCCCAGGCGCTGGCCCGGGCGCTCACCCAGGGTGGCTACGCTGCATCGGTCCGTCAGGGGCCGGTCGGCGAGCAGCTCTGCCAGCAGCACTGCCCGGTCTCCCACGTGGCCCACGAGTTCCCCCAGCTCTGCGAGGCCGAGACCGAGGTCATCTCCAAGGTCCTCGGCCGGCACGTCCAGCGGCTGGCCACGATCGCCCACGGCGACGGGGTGTGCACCACCTGCATCCCTGCCGCCAGAACCACGTCACCGTCGCACCAGTCACAGGCACAGGAGAGGTTGACTTCATGA